The DNA window AACTCCGTGTCAACAGATCCTTTGCGATAGTCAGAGATGATGAGCGCGTTCAATTTTGGCGCCCATTTGACGAAGCTACGGCTCATGGCAGCAGAAGTATTGGGCGAAATGGGGGCGGGCCTTTCAAAATCCAGCCTCAGCAACTGGTGCTGATGCGCGACAATACGGAGCTTGCGTGGAGTGATGCGGCCCCGCTCCCGAACCAGCGTGCCGGGCGGCACGCCGCGAGCCTTCAGTTCTTTGCAAAGCCGGTCGCCGCATTCGTCCATTCCAATAGCACCAAAAGGGACGGGCCGGCCGCCCAGGGCGCGAATGTTGATGGCCACGTTGCCCGCACCGCCCGGAAAACGTTGCGGCTCTGGATGGCCGTCCATCAGAACGACAGGAACCGGCGCCTCCGGCGAAATACGCGTGGCCTCGCCACGAAGGAGTTCATCCAACATGAAATCGCCGAGCACGCCGACGGTTTGACTACTGAATTTGCTGAGGATCTTCCTTAATGGATTTTGATTTGGTTTCATAAGTTATGATGCCCGCTAGCTGCGTACTATCTCGCCCGGTGAGGGCTGAACGCGACATGCATCCTGCAATCATCAGTGTATTTTGACTATTGTTCAATTTTGGCACAAGTTGACGCTCGGAAAACGCTATTCTACCCTGAACGAGGGAGTCGAATGTCGAAACTCCCACCGCGGAGAAGACTTGGTCTTTTCAAATTCAGATCAGAATACGTCTACCGCCGGTGTTGGTCCGTTGGGAAGCCCGCGGATCCTGATCGTTCGTGCTGGCGCCATAGGTGACACCCTGATGGCCACGCCGCTGGTCCGCGCCGTGCGAAAGACATATCCCGAATGCCATCTGGTTTTTATCTGTTCCGCCACCGCGCTTGACGTGATCCGCTACAATCCTCACATCGACCAGGCTATCCCGGTTGCCTACCGGCATCTTCCGGGGTGGCTCAGCCGGGAGAAGTCGCGAATCCAACGCACTCTTCGGAAGCTTGATCTCGATTGGGCGCTGGTGCTGGAAAGCCACCCAAGTTTTCTCGACCTGGCAAGGAAGAGCGGGGCACGTCGGATCATAGCCTACACTGGCGAAGACCACGCGTGTGGATTTGAGCCGGCCCGATTCGATCCCCGGAAGCATTCTATTGAAAATCACCTTGAACTTGCCCGCCCGCTTCGTCTCCGGCAGGAGGGCCTTCATATGGAACTGAACAACCAGCCGGAGACGATCAAAACCGTCACATGGCGGCTCGAAAACGCCGGCGTGGCGGCTGGTGATCACTTGGTCGGCATCCATGCCGGCTGGGGAGGACGGCCCGGAACTCCCAACCAGACGCGGTTAAGAAGCTGGCCGGCCAACAGGTTTGCTGAGATTGTCCGCTGGCTGGTTAATGAGCGCGGTGTGCGCGTCGTTCTGACGGGCTCCGCGGGAGATCGCCCGCTCACTCGCTTTATTGCTCATACGGCAGAGGTGCCCTGCCTGGACCTGGCTGGCGAACTCTCTCTTCTGGAGCTTGCTGCACTTATCCAGCGCATGAACGTCTATCTCACGGTTGACTCCGGGCCCGCTCACATGGCGGCAGCGTTGGGTACTTCACTTGTGACGCTGTGGGGACCCGGAATATTCGAGCAGACGGCGCCGCTCTCCCCGATCAATCCGCCGCACATCATCTACCACCGCGTTCACTGTGCTCCCTGCTATGGAACGCCTGCCATGAAGACCTGCATGGACAACATTTGCATGAAGAAAATTGAAGTTGAAGAAGTGAAAAAAGCGCTGGAAGAGTTTCTGAACCTGGAACACGCCCGCTGAAATCCGAGATTATTCCGGATCGATCCTGGCCTCGTCCACAAGCATCACCGGTATGTCGTCCTGTATTGGGTAGACGCGCTTGCATTGGCCGCACTTCAACCCTTGCCCATCCGGAGTAAGCGTCACCGGGGTCTTACAAAGTGGACAGACCAAAATATCCAGCAATTCCTGGCTGACAGCCATTTGATTACTCCAAACCAAAGATATTTCTGAATTTATCAGACAGCCGGAAGGAATTCAAGCAGAGCGAGCGAACGCATGTGTGCCGAGCCTGCGCCCATCTTAGGTCTGGTTGATTTCGACTCCCAGCCATCGGCTCGCAGGGCTTGGGGAAGCATTTATTTCCCACACCGCCATAATCGCGGAGCCTTGGTAAACCGGCTCAAAACCCGCTTCTGACTGAGAAATTGTTCGAATCGGAACGATCCACCAGCGGCATTCGGGCCGGGCTTCAAGAACCAGTCTGACGCCCTGCCATTCGTCCACGATTTCCAGCTTTGGGGCCCGGATTTCGCCCGAGAACTCCAGTGGATGCCGGTCGCCGGCAGCGGCAAAGTATCGGTCCGGCGCGTTCGATGCCAGGAGGTTAAACACCATTTCTAAACCAAGCAACAAAGGCTCCGCATGCAATTGGGCGCTTGAAATCAACGAGCGGCACTCAACGTGGAAACCGGCCTCTGTGCTTCTTGCAAACAGAACTTTGCGAGCTTCAATTTCCAGGCGGGCGCCATCACGCTCATAACATGATTGCTGTGAAAGCTCCACCGGGTTGGCCGATGGGTCTGTTGCTATCTGCCAGACGCCAGCGGCCAGGCTGACGTCTTCGTGCAGATTGAGCTCCTGAAAATCTTTCCATTGTTTCCAACGTGAAAAAAGATAGGTCCGGAAACAATGGCGGGCATAGAGGTCGTAACGCAGAAGCTCAATGAGGTCTGTCTTCCTGGCAGAAGGAGTTCTTTGAGGAGCGACGCCAGTTGATTGGAGCTTGTTGTGATAAACCTCGGGGCGCCTCATCAAGGAATTGATGAGTTCCGTTGCGGTGGGTTTGAAACGCAGACTTGAATTCGTACCGCCGTCTGACGGCCTCAAAACGATTTCGGCTCTGGAATGAGAGAGCAGGATCTCCTGCTCACCATCGGCATCGAAATCGGCCTGCGACACACGAACGCCATTCACCGCGGTTTCGCCATTCAGCCGGTCGAGCAGCGCTTCCGCCAGGATCAAATTTTCCAGCACTGCGCTGCGCAGGTGCGGGGAGTAGAGGCCGCCGAACAGACCATGCCAATACGCATCATTACATTGTGCCGCCAGCAAGTGGGTCTGCACTTGGTCAAGCACGCCGCGGCGCACATTTTCCGCAGAAAAATCCATTTCGGCCGCGTGATACCGGCGGCTGATCTCCAGCATCAGTTTGTGAATCTGATTCGATTCACTGTATTTGCCCAGAAATCCCTGCCATGTGCCGCCCAGCAGGAACTTGCGGAAACTTTCACCCGAGTCCATGTGTTCTGTTTCTTCCAGGCACCGCATAAATTCCTCACATGCTCGCGGCGGCAGCGCCCATTCCATCATTTCAGGATAGGAAGCGGTGGGGAGATAAACTCTGCCCAACGGCTTGTGGGCTGCCATGAAACTGGAAAGCGTTGTGGTCTCCAGCCAGCCGGCGGCATTCTCGATGGTCTGGAAAAAATGTTCCAGCCAGCCCTTCTCGTAGCAGAGGTCGTGCGTGCCAGGCCAGACCCCAAACTTTTCCGCATCATCTCCAGCGGCAAACAGAACGTTGGGTTGGGCGGTTCCCTGGCGGAGCAGATCGATGGACTCGCTCACATCCCGGAAAGGAATCGTGTACCGTAGCCTTTTCAAGCTTGGGACAAGGCGGAG is part of the Acidobacteriota bacterium genome and encodes:
- a CDS encoding DUF1926 domain-containing protein, which produces MVFHSILAVSVHANVAARSGFTVWRGSPLTKISLALVVHSHQPVGNFDHVIEEAYQKAYDPFIRTLLRHPHIKMGLHYSGCLLEWIEKHHFEFFQILKDLSARGQVELMGGGYFEPILSVIPDADKSAQITRLNDYLEKHFGARPLGTWLTERVWRQDLVRPLAEAGTRYVMLDDTHFVAAGVEPNNLHGTYLTEDLGVQLRLVPSLKRLRYTIPFRDVSESIDLLRQGTAQPNVLFAAGDDAEKFGVWPGTHDLCYEKGWLEHFFQTIENAAGWLETTTLSSFMAAHKPLGRVYLPTASYPEMMEWALPPRACEEFMRCLEETEHMDSGESFRKFLLGGTWQGFLGKYSESNQIHKLMLEISRRYHAAEMDFSAENVRRGVLDQVQTHLLAAQCNDAYWHGLFGGLYSPHLRSAVLENLILAEALLDRLNGETAVNGVRVSQADFDADGEQEILLSHSRAEIVLRPSDGGTNSSLRFKPTATELINSLMRRPEVYHNKLQSTGVAPQRTPSARKTDLIELLRYDLYARHCFRTYLFSRWKQWKDFQELNLHEDVSLAAGVWQIATDPSANPVELSQQSCYERDGARLEIEARKVLFARSTEAGFHVECRSLISSAQLHAEPLLLGLEMVFNLLASNAPDRYFAAAGDRHPLEFSGEIRAPKLEIVDEWQGVRLVLEARPECRWWIVPIRTISQSEAGFEPVYQGSAIMAVWEINASPSPASRWLGVEINQT
- a CDS encoding glycosyltransferase family 9 protein codes for the protein MVFSNSDQNTSTAGVGPLGSPRILIVRAGAIGDTLMATPLVRAVRKTYPECHLVFICSATALDVIRYNPHIDQAIPVAYRHLPGWLSREKSRIQRTLRKLDLDWALVLESHPSFLDLARKSGARRIIAYTGEDHACGFEPARFDPRKHSIENHLELARPLRLRQEGLHMELNNQPETIKTVTWRLENAGVAAGDHLVGIHAGWGGRPGTPNQTRLRSWPANRFAEIVRWLVNERGVRVVLTGSAGDRPLTRFIAHTAEVPCLDLAGELSLLELAALIQRMNVYLTVDSGPAHMAAALGTSLVTLWGPGIFEQTAPLSPINPPHIIYHRVHCAPCYGTPAMKTCMDNICMKKIEVEEVKKALEEFLNLEHAR
- a CDS encoding Trm112 family protein — protein: MAVSQELLDILVCPLCKTPVTLTPDGQGLKCGQCKRVYPIQDDIPVMLVDEARIDPE